In a single window of the Acidimicrobiales bacterium genome:
- a CDS encoding shikimate kinase: MPSEKVFLVGMMGAGKTTVGRLLARRLGRPYLDNDEQVVRNTGRTVPEIMATDGVSAFRAEEKRALIEGATSEGPLVVSAGGGVVLDPDNRKCLRDHGFTVWLRAEVETMAARVGTGAGRPLLGDDPEAAIRRLYPEREPLYREVADLVVDVDDLSPQEVVERIVEALP, translated from the coding sequence TTGCCTAGCGAGAAGGTCTTCTTGGTCGGGATGATGGGCGCCGGGAAGACCACGGTCGGCCGCCTCTTGGCGCGCCGCCTCGGCCGTCCCTACCTCGACAACGACGAACAGGTCGTGCGCAACACCGGGCGCACCGTGCCCGAGATCATGGCTACCGACGGGGTGTCGGCTTTCCGGGCCGAGGAGAAGCGGGCCTTGATCGAAGGCGCTACCAGTGAAGGCCCGCTTGTCGTCTCCGCAGGCGGCGGCGTGGTGCTCGACCCCGACAACCGCAAGTGCCTGCGCGACCACGGCTTCACCGTGTGGCTGCGGGCCGAGGTCGAGACGATGGCCGCCCGCGTGGGCACCGGCGCGGGCCGGCCGTTGCTGGGCGACGACCCCGAGGCGGCCATCCGCCGCCTCTATCCCGAGCGCGAGCCGCTGTACCGCGAGGTGGCCGACCTGGTCGTCGACGTCGACGACCTGAGCCCGCAGGAAGTGGTCGAACGCATCGTCGAGGCCCTGCCGTGA